A stretch of DNA from Hydra vulgaris chromosome 03, alternate assembly HydraT2T_AEP:
AAGTAAATTGCAAGTAAATGAAACAAAAcagtaaaacaaatataaatggcTCAAAGCAATGCCGGATTAACCTGAGTTCCTGGGAGCCTAGGCGCCCGGCCCCCCAAAATTAGGGTATCAGTGGGGCCCCCGATTTTTAacgtttatattatttttttattatatatgacttgacattctaaattaattttattaatttctaagGAAACTAATTTTGATAATTTCTAATCAAATTAATTCCATTAATTTCTcatgtaactaaaaataaaaactctaaacttttaaaaaaaagttcgaacACGTTCGAACTGTTTGGATAAAAGTTCgaacaatttttatctttttttacttacttgaaaaagtgaaataaaCGGATACAAGTTAAATGCTAAACTGCTTAATTATTTATCAAGAAATGCGAATTGACattttgatttgaattttttattttatttgagaacAAATAATATCACTTAAATTAATAGTTgcttgtattttgtttatatttgtttatatttaatcggtaaatatgtattaaatattttatatattttttgaagtattagttttatacttctttttttattaccactaaagaattataaattaagattacaattatttttgcaataattgGACAATAATGTACAGAAAACATCTAAGCGGAAATTTAAAACgcaaactgtaaaaaaataaatgtgacAGACAGCATACAACATTAAAAAGGAGACATCTTCAAAGCGTTGAGAAGTTAAcataaagtgaaataaaaacgTGATTTCGGAATTTCTAAATTCCGAAACTATTTTCCAccaatcattttatattttattaaacaataaatttcaaaacaaatcaCACTCGTAAATTATCGGTAGTTACCGAatttaggggggggggggtgcgcCGATTACACGTCCGCCAAAAAACATCCCAAAATTGACTAATTTTTTCCGATATCTTGATATCGCATTAGAGAAGGATAAATGTTTGTCAACTGAATCAAACCCAACTGCAGAAAGTTCACAATTGCAGAACGTAACAGATAATTCTTCAGTGAACAAAGTATCGGTGTTATCCAAATGTGTCATATGGCAATGTAAGAATACCTTGGAATTTAGAGGaaggaataaatatttaaatttattgttattattgttattaccattatcattatttcttttgttattgttattattattattattgttattatttttgttatgagtaatattattaaacgtaTTATTATCTTTAATGGTTAACTTAAGCTGCAccgttgttttttgttttagtccAGTTTGTTAATATGTCAATCAGACCCAGCATTGTAGACGGATTTGAACGAAGCACAGCGCTATTGGGTTTCTATAAAAGAAATTCCTGATCAAAATGTTGAAgacaaaagttttgaaaaatctaaaaaagtaacaaacaCCAAAATAAGGTGCTGCTCTCAtatctatttttcttttaagttgaAAAATGGCGAAATTCGAAAGAGAGACTGGCTTATTTATTCATCATCCACAggagaaatattttgtttcttctGCTCGCTTTTTCAAGATTCAGACGACAATTTCAGATCTGGGTTCAACAACTGGGCACATGAACTGCGTTCTATACATAGACACGAACAAAGCAAGCAGCATTCTGATGCAGTCCAGTGCTATTTTGGaaaagttacattaaaaagaaaaattgatattcatttaaaacagcAGTTGGAGAATGAAAAACGTTACTGGAGGGAAGTTCtgagaagagttgttgaatgcTTGAAGTTTTTGTGCAGTCCAGGTCTAGCTCTTAGAGGTGATTCAAAAGAAATAGGTGACTTCAGTAATGGAAATGTTCTCGGGGCCTTGGAGAATTTGATCCATTCCTTGCTAAACACTTAGAAAGCCGAGGAAACCAGGACAGAGGAAATGTTTCATACATTTCATCAACAAGttataaagaaattgttttctttatggCAAAAAAGGTTCTGGATTCCATTTGCAGCGAAATTGCCAGTGCTAAATACTTTTCACTGATTGTTGACTCATCAACTGACACTTCACACTGTGACCAACTTGCAATAATCATTCGATATGTGAGCGAGAAAGCTGTTGTGGAAGAAAGATTTATTGGGTTTGAATCTTCATGCGGACATAGCATAAAGGCTATGGCAGATGCTGTCAAGAAAACATTAGATAAGCTTGGCTTAAACATTAAAGATGCTCGTGGTCAGTCATACGACAAAGCATGTAACATGTCAGGAAAATACAAAGGCCTGCAAGCACTACTGAAAAATGAGAACCCAAACATTGAATTTATTCTTTGTGCAGGACATTCTCTAAATTTAGTTGGCATAAATGCTGTTGACAGCTGTGAGGCTGCATCTAATTTCTTTGGGTTTCTCCAATCGCTGTATAACTTCTGTGCTTCTTCAACTCACAGATGGCAGATAGTTTGTTCAGGTCTTGTAGGTGGTGCTGGAAAGGACAGGAAAGTTACCATTAAAGGCCTGAGTGGGACAAGATGGTCAGCAAGAGCCATTTCTACTAAAGTTTTACATTCAAATTATAATCATATCTTTGAGACATTAGAATCAATTATTCTGGATAAAGATGTAAAACGTCAGACACAAAACGAAGCCActgcagttttaaaaaaaatgaaaactttgtaTGTTGCTTTTATGACGGAGCTATGGCACAgaataatgttaatatttgaTGCTACTAGTATGAAACTTCAGGATAAAACTGCAGATCTGGATCTTGGTGTTCGATTACTTAAATCTCATTTGGAATATGTGACGTCAGTTTGTGAAAACTTTCTCGACATTCGAGAAGCGCTAAAAGGTTCTCAAGCATTATTCCTAATCAGTACaagcattaaaataaaagaaagaagaCGCGCAAATTAGAGTTTGGTGAAAATAGCAAAAATGAAGCGGTTCTTAGTggcaatgaaaaatttaaaatcaagtattttTTCCCAATCATAGACAAGTTGAGAATGTGCTTAAAAGAAAGGCTTTTTGCTTACGAGCCAGCAGAGAGAAAGTTTGATTTTCTAACTAGTTTTCAGATCATGACCGTTCCTATCATTGTTGCTGCTGCCAAATCCTTGTATACGATTTATCCTTCAGACTTAGATACGCAATTCCCTGATGAAATTATCCAGTTTTCCAAGTTCATGGCAAATGAGAAGAATATATCAGCACTTAAATGTTTACAAGCATATCGTAGGAATAAGTTAGAATCAGTTTTTCCCAACGTTGATTTTCAAATGTGAAAGCAAGAAAAGTTtctatttagataaaaaagtaatcttaaattttttgcattaatttttaaatacacttttttagGAATGAGGCTCCAAATATTTTTCGGCTTCCGGCCCCCAAGACCCTTATTCCGGCCTTGGCTCAAAGAAACACTAACCCAACTAACCCAAAGTAACATTAGCccgctttttaaaaaatcaaaaaatatatttattattaatttatttttaaattgattagcTTGAATTaaacattgatatttttatcaatgacttaaatttaaaaaaacttgaaaaaaatgtgGGTTTAAGTAAACTCGTGTTAAGGAAGTGAGTAATACTTTTTCGATTACTCAATGTTTCAAATGTCAAAACGCAATAACTCAAACCatggttttaaaatacaaatttgcTTTCACAGATACAATGTTTAAGTTTAACCACACTCTCTGTACAAATTTAGTCAGATTGACAAACTAGCAATCAAACTAAATCCTCTCAATATTATCAATATCctctcaatttctaaaataagttttattggACGTAagccaataaaaaaatcttaaccgTCGTTCACGAAAAAAAGGAGTTCAAAAGTTTACTCCGCTCAAACAACTATTTACACAAATTGAGTATTAATTATTTACTTACGATAATGTGTAATTTTATATGATAATCAATTggcatttaaaacaaatttaaaaaatgcagagAATAAAGAGAGAAAGCAGAGACATTTAAGATACATAATCAATTAtagcaataattattttgctgaaAGCAAACATCAAGATCCGCGTTGTTTATATGTTAACAACTTTTACttgattaaaatgcttttttttttttttaatttttgcgcAATAGGTTTGCGTATAGTTTTTTGCTGCATTACGCAAGCATTAAAACAGCATTAAATTTGCTTTCATATTAGAcaagataacttttaaactaaatttgatttggcaaaaatagttttttatcg
This window harbors:
- the LOC136078649 gene encoding zinc finger MYM-type protein 5-like, with amino-acid sequence MELLKNGEIRKRDWLIYSSSTGEIFCFFCSLFQDSDDNFRSGFNNWAHELRSIHRHEQSKQHSDAVQCYFGKVTLKRKIDIHLKQQLENEKRYWREVLRRVVECLKFLCSPGLALRGDSKEIGDFSNGNVLGALENLIHSLLNT